From Selenomonas ruminantium AC2024, a single genomic window includes:
- a CDS encoding putative manganese-dependent inorganic diphosphatase, with the protein MKSAKPIYTIGHRNPDTDSICSAIGYAHLKQAMGENVVPARAGKVNAETKYALEHFKVEKPVLLTDLYPRVKDVMLDSKIVVRQHDTLRRLGEVMREHDLRSVPVTDSKGVMVGIVTVSDLAKRYFQELGMQNLADMRVRYRDVIAATDSKVLVSGEEGDFIKGNVRIAAGSISMIKNIINENDVVLVGDRHDETLIDIVNQGISCLVVTGSGRVSADVIEAAEAKGMFVLSTPYDTYTVARLINQCVPIRRIMHENPVCFKPLDMLSDIKGTMDETNYRNYPVVENGKLVGVVSRDNLMVPEREQVILVDHNERGQAVEGIEEAKIVEIVDHHRLGGIQTSEPIFTHAEPVGCTATIVANMHWQKDIDIPASIAGLLLSAIISDTVLFKSPTCTEYDKKTAQRLAEIAGVDINEYGMEMLKAGSGIGDMTPSEIAKNDLKEFQIGDYRIIVSQISVMDTKEVMELEPQLIDAMQKICDHDGFDMSLVMVTDILEEATYLLFTGSPKTLIGEAFKKDASGTHVYLPGVMSRKKQIIPPLSEAVKCISK; encoded by the coding sequence ATGAAGAGCGCAAAACCTATTTATACGATTGGTCATCGTAATCCGGATACGGATTCTATTTGTTCGGCAATTGGCTACGCGCATTTGAAGCAGGCCATGGGTGAAAATGTCGTTCCGGCCCGGGCTGGCAAGGTCAATGCAGAAACCAAATATGCGTTGGAGCATTTCAAGGTAGAAAAACCGGTACTGCTGACTGATTTGTATCCCCGGGTAAAGGATGTTATGCTGGACAGCAAGATTGTGGTACGCCAGCATGATACCCTGCGCCGTCTGGGTGAGGTTATGCGTGAGCATGATTTGCGCTCTGTACCCGTTACGGACAGCAAGGGTGTAATGGTCGGCATTGTGACGGTTTCCGATTTGGCAAAGCGCTATTTCCAGGAACTGGGCATGCAGAACCTGGCCGATATGCGCGTTCGCTATCGTGATGTAATCGCCGCTACCGACAGCAAGGTGCTCGTATCCGGCGAAGAAGGCGACTTCATCAAGGGCAACGTGCGCATTGCCGCAGGTTCCATCAGCATGATTAAAAACATCATCAACGAAAATGACGTGGTGCTCGTAGGCGACCGCCACGACGAAACCCTTATCGATATCGTTAATCAGGGTATTTCCTGCCTCGTGGTTACGGGCAGCGGCCGCGTATCGGCTGATGTTATCGAAGCTGCGGAAGCCAAGGGCATGTTCGTACTGTCCACGCCGTATGACACTTATACGGTTGCTCGCCTGATTAATCAGTGCGTGCCCATCCGCCGCATCATGCACGAAAATCCGGTATGCTTCAAGCCGCTCGATATGCTTTCCGATATCAAGGGTACCATGGACGAAACCAACTACCGTAACTATCCGGTTGTAGAAAACGGCAAACTCGTTGGCGTTGTCAGCCGTGATAACCTGATGGTTCCGGAACGCGAACAGGTCATCCTCGTTGACCATAACGAACGCGGTCAGGCTGTAGAAGGTATCGAAGAAGCCAAGATTGTGGAAATCGTTGACCATCACCGTCTGGGCGGTATTCAGACCAGCGAACCGATTTTCACCCATGCGGAACCGGTTGGCTGCACGGCAACCATCGTGGCTAACATGCACTGGCAGAAGGATATCGATATCCCGGCATCCATTGCTGGCCTCCTGCTTTCTGCCATCATTTCCGATACGGTGCTCTTTAAGTCCCCGACTTGCACGGAATACGATAAGAAGACGGCACAGCGTCTGGCTGAAATTGCTGGCGTTGACATCAATGAATACGGCATGGAAATGCTCAAGGCCGGTTCTGGCATTGGCGATATGACGCCGTCGGAAATTGCCAAGAATGACCTCAAGGAATTCCAGATTGGCGATTACCGCATTATCGTCAGCCAGATTTCCGTAATGGACACCAAGGAAGTTATGGAACTCGAACCGCAGCTTATCGATGCTATGCAGAAAATCTGCGACCATGACGGCTTTGACATGAGCCTTGTCATGGTTACGGATATCCTCGAAGAAGCAACGTATCTGCTCTTCACGGGCTCGCCCAAGACGCTTATTGGCGAAGCCTTCAAGAAGGATGCCAGCGGCACCCATGTATATCTGCCCGGCGTCATGAGTCGCAAGAAGCAGATTATCCCGCCTCTTTCCGAAGCGGTTAAATGCATCAGCAAATAA
- a CDS encoding CAP domain-containing protein, with protein MRTMQRIMFALVMFAALIVASPVFASDIRTEVQYYVNVERAKAGLQPLVLDNMIGHCADVRAKEAQVSFAHQRPDGRDVKSVLENGTCGWFGENLAVSGVKDAQRIVRAWMGSPTHRANILGRHYVRMGVECKYNKEDGHYYWALLFAGE; from the coding sequence ATGAGAACTATGCAGCGCATTATGTTTGCACTGGTCATGTTCGCAGCTCTGATTGTAGCATCTCCTGTGTTTGCTTCCGATATTCGGACTGAAGTGCAGTACTACGTGAATGTTGAACGAGCTAAGGCAGGCTTACAGCCGCTGGTTCTCGATAACATGATCGGTCATTGTGCAGATGTAAGAGCAAAAGAGGCTCAGGTGAGTTTCGCACATCAGCGTCCTGATGGCAGAGATGTTAAATCGGTTCTGGAAAATGGCACTTGCGGCTGGTTTGGTGAAAACCTGGCAGTTAGCGGGGTTAAAGACGCTCAGAGAATTGTACGTGCATGGATGGGTTCTCCGACTCATCGTGCCAATATCCTTGGCCGCCACTATGTGCGTATGGGTGTTGAATGCAAGTACAATAAGGAAGATGGGCATTATTACTGGGCACTGCTCTTTGCAGGGGAGTGA
- a CDS encoding filamentous hemagglutinin N-terminal domain-containing protein: MTWTAKCRKQRIGALTAAIIATVWMPSVMAAPESTALPNLKEVERGEITKTVNGNNMNIALSGDRTIIKWNSFDIGSDAGVNFSGPGSNWAVLNRVNDSKASEIYGRLTGDGTIFIVNPHGITFGAGASVDVGSLVASTMNADYESFMQGKYIFEKVDNNKGGINIAETANIAAKDGYVAILAHTINNAGTISASDVAMGFGQKIELSYTDKISMQIDLPNDAKIDTEKNLILFNTKDIDKNIADSLINNTGTIQVAKEIKVSKDENGKQVVELTGDGGNIALAAANMVLSGTMSTKKGGTITTTGYETMQVRDSAKVQSEAGTWNINAKNVSVTANPDGTNDGTSPNRVSNTVLSNALTDTNVNIVASPDLKKYYSDIEVKDEIRKIGEAATSLTLTAGRNVSVDADISSAGGALNITLNSSNREKTNSNREDGANIIRADIITNGGEFTTNGPHGTYFGIKREKTAKEDIGTQRSVITNGGNINLNGAEVLVSTGGAVLLNAGSGNVNIAGNVNSANAYFDGDDGQVSWIGARNNALKAGESSGTKTHLAVITSALEDAVATSSIDTDFTKNSQGYIGGHVVKVQTDANGNLLSKDGGVLTFTKNENGEIVLSSEPVLAEDYLPISDKAKVSDFGTVKTEIPGYKGYKGWYKIVNANDAADFMNVRFWAWTEGDEKGKVFFVQTTGENMVGDMPNPKVEEHPEWFEDHGFALKTGVGDEVYYTNFAPTQPDDDIGHDKTNHTEMALTVNYDSHMGGNEVLYSQWNDSCDSPDNVHHYVVEEELGKTALNVNANNVTINGEVGNLTHLKNVNIAADGDVALNGLVNVDNNVNVEAKGNVSVQAINAVNTEPNAIASNLIRVSGKNVTLNDKLTSAAKNTDSAIEIVAQEKFVNKAGKDVMQLGEDSNSYWKVYSDTPANDEFGDLNSNNFAEWSWNGTDDTSATGNLFIFKYNPTLTFTANNASKKYGETLSDTGYTFENELSGLYTNNFYDGNDTKLKEHYSLNNVGTKSDGYPASAPAGSYSIDFTNTANTAENHGYTVLFNPGTLTVTNDNPGDVRPQIDPHDPSTVNGSASYTEAGRNVGPGADRVLGLQSAELPFFREESGQVKLYGTYDVSIDPDKVKMEPTAKVLPEPDQPKNQYREYEKELTTPAGAAKFMLTYNGSTFDIYPVDNKAKAILVAGDAAKNVDVESQALFAAFKEMGITLDDLDGVYTHFDGKKEVLPFRR, encoded by the coding sequence ATGACATGGACAGCTAAATGCAGAAAACAGCGTATTGGAGCGCTGACAGCCGCCATTATCGCCACGGTGTGGATGCCGAGCGTGATGGCGGCTCCTGAATCAACAGCCTTGCCAAATCTCAAGGAAGTGGAACGAGGTGAAATCACCAAGACTGTTAATGGCAACAATATGAACATAGCGTTGTCAGGAGATAGAACTATCATCAAGTGGAATAGTTTTGATATTGGTTCTGATGCTGGGGTTAATTTCTCCGGGCCAGGAAGTAATTGGGCGGTGCTAAACCGGGTGAATGATAGTAAGGCCTCTGAAATTTATGGCCGCCTAACAGGTGATGGAACTATATTCATAGTTAATCCTCATGGTATTACCTTTGGCGCTGGTGCCAGTGTGGATGTTGGCAGTTTGGTAGCCTCTACCATGAACGCGGATTACGAGAGTTTCATGCAAGGCAAGTATATATTCGAAAAAGTAGATAATAACAAAGGTGGTATAAATATAGCAGAAACGGCCAATATCGCCGCCAAAGATGGCTATGTGGCAATCCTGGCTCATACTATCAATAACGCAGGTACGATTTCTGCATCAGATGTTGCCATGGGTTTCGGGCAAAAAATTGAGCTAAGCTATACTGATAAAATAAGCATGCAGATAGATTTGCCAAATGATGCCAAGATTGATACTGAAAAAAACTTAATCCTTTTTAATACCAAAGATATAGATAAGAATATTGCTGACAGCCTTATCAATAACACGGGAACGATTCAGGTTGCCAAAGAAATCAAAGTCAGCAAAGATGAAAACGGTAAGCAGGTGGTAGAACTTACCGGAGATGGCGGTAATATCGCATTGGCCGCCGCTAATATGGTGCTTAGTGGAACGATGTCAACGAAAAAAGGCGGCACCATAACAACTACTGGCTATGAAACTATGCAGGTGCGTGATAGTGCTAAAGTACAATCTGAGGCAGGTACTTGGAATATCAATGCCAAAAATGTCAGTGTTACAGCCAATCCGGATGGCACAAACGACGGAACAAGTCCCAACAGGGTAAGTAATACGGTTTTAAGCAATGCTTTAACAGATACTAACGTCAATATTGTAGCAAGTCCTGACCTTAAAAAATATTATTCTGATATCGAGGTTAAGGACGAAATACGAAAGATTGGCGAGGCTGCTACTTCCTTGACGCTTACAGCCGGACGTAATGTCAGCGTGGATGCTGATATCTCGTCTGCAGGCGGAGCCTTAAATATCACCCTTAACTCCAGTAATCGGGAAAAAACTAATTCCAATCGTGAGGACGGAGCCAATATTATTAGGGCTGATATCATTACTAATGGGGGAGAATTCACCACCAACGGTCCTCATGGCACTTACTTTGGTATAAAAAGAGAAAAAACAGCTAAAGAGGACATAGGCACGCAGAGAAGTGTTATTACCAATGGAGGCAATATCAACTTGAATGGGGCAGAGGTATTGGTATCCACAGGTGGGGCTGTACTTCTTAATGCTGGCAGTGGCAATGTAAATATTGCGGGCAATGTTAATTCAGCCAATGCTTACTTTGATGGTGACGATGGACAAGTTTCCTGGATAGGGGCTAGAAATAATGCTCTGAAAGCCGGGGAGTCATCTGGCACTAAAACACATTTGGCTGTCATCACCAGTGCCTTGGAGGATGCTGTGGCAACATCCAGCATAGACACTGATTTCACCAAGAATTCCCAAGGCTACATAGGTGGACATGTTGTAAAGGTACAAACTGATGCCAATGGCAACTTGTTGTCTAAAGACGGGGGAGTGCTTACATTTACTAAAAATGAAAATGGTGAAATCGTTCTTAGCAGCGAACCGGTACTGGCCGAAGATTATCTTCCAATAAGCGATAAGGCTAAAGTATCCGACTTTGGTACTGTTAAGACTGAGATTCCAGGTTATAAAGGTTATAAAGGTTGGTATAAGATAGTAAATGCTAATGATGCGGCCGATTTTATGAATGTACGTTTTTGGGCCTGGACAGAAGGCGATGAAAAAGGAAAGGTATTCTTTGTACAGACTACTGGCGAGAATATGGTCGGAGATATGCCAAATCCAAAAGTAGAAGAGCATCCTGAGTGGTTTGAAGATCATGGTTTTGCGTTGAAAACTGGCGTAGGTGATGAAGTGTACTATACCAACTTTGCTCCTACCCAGCCAGACGATGATATAGGTCACGATAAAACCAATCACACAGAGATGGCTCTGACAGTTAACTACGATAGCCATATGGGCGGTAATGAGGTTCTTTATTCCCAATGGAACGATTCTTGCGATTCACCTGACAATGTTCACCATTATGTTGTGGAGGAAGAACTTGGCAAAACTGCTTTGAATGTAAATGCCAATAATGTGACTATAAACGGCGAAGTCGGTAATCTCACGCATTTGAAAAACGTCAATATAGCGGCTGACGGCGATGTAGCACTCAACGGCTTGGTTAATGTGGACAATAATGTCAATGTCGAGGCAAAAGGAAATGTGAGTGTCCAGGCTATCAATGCGGTAAATACAGAACCCAATGCTATTGCCAGCAATCTCATACGTGTTAGTGGCAAAAATGTCACTTTGAATGATAAACTGACTTCTGCAGCTAAAAATACGGACAGTGCTATCGAAATCGTTGCACAGGAAAAATTCGTTAACAAGGCAGGCAAGGACGTTATGCAGTTAGGTGAAGATAGCAACAGCTATTGGAAAGTGTATTCCGACACTCCTGCTAACGATGAATTTGGCGATTTGAACAGCAACAATTTCGCCGAATGGAGCTGGAATGGTACTGATGATACGTCTGCTACAGGCAACCTCTTTATCTTTAAGTATAACCCAACGCTTACCTTTACCGCGAATAATGCCAGCAAGAAATATGGTGAAACGCTTAGTGATACAGGTTATACCTTTGAAAATGAGCTGAGCGGTTTGTATACTAATAATTTCTATGATGGCAACGATACAAAATTGAAAGAGCACTATAGCCTTAATAATGTGGGGACGAAGTCTGATGGTTATCCAGCCAGCGCACCTGCCGGCTCCTATAGTATAGATTTTACCAATACAGCAAATACGGCAGAGAACCATGGCTATACAGTTTTGTTCAATCCTGGTACGCTGACGGTAACCAATGACAATCCGGGTGATGTAAGACCGCAAATCGACCCACATGATCCCAGTACTGTCAATGGTTCAGCCTCATATACAGAGGCAGGACGCAACGTTGGCCCTGGTGCTGACAGAGTTTTGGGTTTGCAGAGTGCTGAACTGCCTTTCTTCCGTGAGGAAAGTGGTCAGGTAAAACTCTATGGCACCTATGATGTTTCCATTGACCCGGACAAGGTCAAGATGGAGCCGACGGCGAAGGTTCTGCCTGAACCAGACCAGCCGAAGAATCAGTACCGCGAGTACGAAAAGGAACTGACAACACCGGCTGGTGCTGCTAAGTTCATGTTGACCTACAACGGTTCTACTTTTGATATCTATCCGGTAGACAACAAGGCCAAGGCAATTTTAGTGGCTGGTGATGCGGCTAAAAACGTGGATGTTGAGTCGCAGGCACTCTTTGCCGCTTTCAAGGAAATGGGCATAACCCTTGATGATTTGGACGGCGTATATACTCATTTTGATGGCAAGAAAGAGGTGTTACCCTTTCGACGTTAA
- the pcrA gene encoding DNA helicase PcrA, with product MDIFAGLNPAQKEAVEHTDGPLLIMAGAGSGKTKVLTCKVANLLAKGVAPWSILAITFTNKAATEMRERVDRMIGEGAKDVWLSTFHSFCAKFLRREVEATGMYKRNFVIYDSSDSQVVIKECLKELNLAPKQYAPSSIQNAISNAKNQLMGPKAVARDADNFFQQKVAEVYALYAKKLRTNNAMDFDDLLMVSVLLLEEHEEIRVKYQNRFKYILVDEYQDTNGAQYQLTKILAAKHHNLCVVGDADQSIYGWRGADIRNIMDFEEDYPEARTIKLEQNYRSTKNILAAANAVIENNINRKKKELWTENATGEKLTIYEARDERDEAEFIATTVMKQKTIFNASYGDMAVLYRTNAQSRVVEETFMRRGIPYTMVGGLKFYDRKEIKDILAYLRVIYNPLDTVSLLRIINVPKRGLGATTIAKLADFAENNGLTLFDVISSEETLSQIPGITARVKKPLELFSTFIFQFMGYQSNMRIDDLIEKVLEESGYLRELQEEKKPENESRIENLKEFVGVARDFQKTEENPTLENFLSTLSLVSDIDNAELEDDRITLMTLHSAKGLEFPTVFMVGMEEGLFPHSRTLMDENEIEEERRTCYVGITRAQRKLYLTCAQQRTIYGKTSMSTPSRFLGEIPEEYTERLVPRVNAYGFANANHYGAQQRSGTMTFRPSANQMGSGANFSDKAKSALEVMNAMQKRGVNVQPKTGVIRPDTTVEWKVGDKAQHGKWGVGTVVSVKGEGEEVELKIAFPGQGVKGLMQKYAPISKV from the coding sequence TTGGATATATTTGCAGGTTTGAATCCCGCCCAGAAAGAGGCAGTGGAGCATACGGACGGACCTTTGCTTATTATGGCTGGCGCCGGTTCCGGTAAGACCAAGGTGCTGACGTGCAAGGTGGCCAATCTCTTGGCCAAAGGCGTTGCCCCCTGGAGCATTCTGGCCATCACCTTTACCAACAAGGCGGCTACGGAAATGCGGGAACGTGTTGACCGTATGATAGGCGAGGGCGCCAAGGACGTATGGCTCTCGACCTTCCATTCTTTCTGTGCCAAATTCCTGCGGCGGGAAGTGGAAGCTACGGGGATGTACAAGCGCAACTTTGTCATCTACGACAGCAGCGACAGCCAGGTGGTCATCAAGGAATGCCTCAAAGAGTTGAATCTTGCCCCCAAGCAGTATGCGCCTAGCTCCATCCAGAATGCCATTTCCAATGCCAAAAACCAGCTGATGGGCCCCAAGGCAGTAGCAAGAGATGCGGATAATTTCTTCCAGCAGAAGGTGGCAGAAGTCTATGCCCTTTATGCCAAGAAATTGCGCACGAATAATGCCATGGACTTTGACGATTTGCTGATGGTATCGGTGCTGCTGCTCGAAGAGCATGAGGAAATCCGCGTCAAGTACCAGAACCGCTTCAAGTACATTCTGGTGGATGAGTATCAGGATACCAACGGCGCGCAGTACCAGCTGACCAAAATTCTCGCGGCCAAACATCATAATCTCTGCGTCGTGGGTGACGCGGACCAGTCCATCTACGGCTGGCGCGGTGCGGATATCCGCAACATCATGGACTTTGAGGAAGACTATCCCGAAGCCCGCACCATCAAGTTGGAGCAGAACTACCGTTCGACCAAGAACATTCTGGCGGCAGCCAATGCGGTGATTGAAAACAACATCAACCGCAAGAAGAAGGAACTTTGGACGGAAAATGCCACGGGCGAAAAGCTCACCATCTACGAAGCAAGAGATGAGCGTGACGAAGCGGAATTTATCGCTACAACCGTGATGAAGCAGAAGACCATCTTCAATGCTTCCTATGGCGATATGGCCGTGCTTTACCGCACCAATGCCCAGTCCCGCGTAGTCGAAGAAACCTTTATGCGCCGCGGTATTCCCTATACCATGGTCGGCGGCCTCAAGTTCTACGACCGCAAGGAAATCAAGGATATTCTGGCCTATCTGCGGGTTATCTACAATCCGCTGGACACCGTGAGCCTGCTGCGCATCATCAATGTGCCGAAGCGTGGACTCGGTGCTACCACTATTGCCAAGCTGGCAGACTTTGCCGAAAACAACGGCCTGACGCTCTTTGATGTGATTTCCAGCGAGGAAACCTTGAGCCAGATTCCGGGCATTACGGCCAGAGTCAAGAAGCCTTTGGAACTTTTCTCCACCTTTATCTTCCAGTTTATGGGCTATCAGTCCAATATGCGCATTGATGACCTGATTGAAAAGGTGCTCGAAGAGTCCGGTTACCTGCGCGAATTGCAGGAGGAAAAGAAGCCGGAGAACGAAAGCCGCATCGAAAACCTCAAGGAATTCGTGGGTGTGGCCAGAGACTTCCAGAAGACGGAAGAAAATCCCACGCTGGAAAACTTCCTGTCTACATTGTCCCTTGTGTCCGATATCGACAATGCAGAGCTTGAAGACGACCGCATTACGTTGATGACCCTGCATTCGGCCAAAGGCTTGGAGTTCCCCACGGTGTTTATGGTGGGCATGGAGGAAGGCCTCTTCCCGCACTCCCGCACGCTGATGGATGAAAATGAAATCGAAGAGGAGCGCCGCACCTGCTACGTGGGTATTACCCGCGCCCAGCGCAAGCTCTATCTGACCTGTGCCCAGCAGCGCACAATCTATGGCAAGACCAGCATGTCCACGCCTTCCCGTTTCTTAGGGGAAATCCCTGAGGAATACACGGAACGGCTCGTGCCCCGCGTTAATGCCTATGGCTTTGCTAATGCCAACCATTACGGTGCCCAGCAGCGCAGCGGCACCATGACGTTCCGCCCGTCGGCGAATCAGATGGGCAGCGGGGCAAACTTCTCCGATAAGGCGAAGTCGGCGCTCGAAGTCATGAATGCCATGCAGAAACGCGGCGTTAATGTCCAGCCCAAGACCGGCGTAATCCGTCCCGATACCACTGTTGAGTGGAAAGTCGGTGATAAAGCCCAGCATGGCAAATGGGGCGTTGGTACCGTTGTGTCCGTTAAGGGCGAAGGGGAAGAAGTCGAGCTCAAGATTGCGTTCCCGGGACAGGGCGTCAAGGGCTTGATGCAGAAGTATGCGCCGATTAGTAAGGTATAA
- a CDS encoding BRCT domain-containing protein, with the protein MSQKLTREEHLAAIKKADREYYELDDPTLADEEYDALRRDYIDKYGAEDLNYVPGAATGDFDKFTHPTPVTSLSKWTKGVDDEADLSKKIEELWPVVMQPKFDGLTVVAYPNADGSCRFVTRGLGGRIGEVLPNFISKYEGKGVNNSGFAIRGEVYITPENFAKMNEALLADGIEPMKNMRNAAAGILRRKERSPFVDYLSYVCYEIPGEDITPLAAREIIMSQTAFTATEMVELSAVDTALADIEAFYEKLKQDNDVPIDGIVIKSGQENSLEKFGYTAHHPRNGFAYKALSEKFVTVVRDVIWQMGRRKATPVAIVDPVEIDGTTVTKASLHNAAMIEELGLKIGATVEIHKANEIIPQITRVLEPGTGEITLAVCPSCGEPLEEVNGQQFCNNPACDERIAQDIAFVGGKEVLNIEGLSIETARKMVAYWKKQYAAVKPTYTIIFSFTPDMLATLEGFAAKSAEKLYANIQAASQNVELPRFIKALCLPGIGTDVGKILADEFGSLEKLFQEMDAVPEPQEMLQQINGIGPKTAEMVSSNRFAVAVSELQRHVTIAPYEKQEAPAGDYAGKIFVLTGKMAQPRSYYVELIEKAGGKEGKSVTGKTDYLVIQDVNSTSSKAIKAREVGTKLISPEELVSMMSQKK; encoded by the coding sequence GTGTCACAAAAACTAACTCGTGAAGAGCACTTAGCGGCCATCAAAAAGGCCGACCGCGAATACTACGAATTAGACGACCCCACGCTGGCAGATGAGGAATATGATGCTCTGCGGCGGGATTATATTGATAAATACGGTGCCGAGGATTTGAATTATGTGCCTGGTGCTGCAACTGGTGATTTTGACAAGTTCACCCACCCGACACCTGTTACTTCTCTAAGCAAGTGGACGAAGGGTGTGGATGATGAAGCTGACTTGTCAAAAAAAATCGAGGAACTTTGGCCTGTTGTCATGCAGCCCAAGTTTGACGGTCTTACGGTGGTGGCTTATCCCAATGCAGACGGTTCCTGCCGGTTTGTAACCCGCGGTTTGGGCGGGCGGATTGGGGAAGTTTTGCCCAATTTCATCAGCAAATACGAAGGCAAAGGCGTCAACAACAGCGGCTTTGCCATTCGTGGTGAAGTCTACATTACGCCGGAAAACTTCGCGAAGATGAACGAAGCACTGCTGGCGGATGGTATCGAGCCCATGAAAAATATGCGCAATGCGGCGGCCGGAATTTTGCGCCGCAAGGAGCGCAGTCCCTTTGTGGATTATCTGAGCTATGTCTGCTATGAGATTCCCGGTGAAGATATTACGCCGCTGGCGGCGCGGGAAATCATCATGAGTCAGACCGCATTCACCGCTACGGAGATGGTAGAACTTTCGGCAGTCGATACGGCGCTGGCGGATATCGAAGCTTTCTATGAAAAGCTCAAGCAGGATAATGATGTGCCCATTGATGGCATTGTCATCAAGAGTGGGCAGGAAAATAGTTTGGAAAAGTTCGGCTATACTGCGCATCATCCGCGCAATGGTTTTGCCTATAAAGCGTTATCGGAGAAGTTCGTCACCGTGGTGCGGGATGTTATCTGGCAGATGGGGCGCCGCAAGGCAACGCCTGTGGCTATTGTAGACCCCGTAGAAATTGACGGCACTACGGTAACCAAGGCCTCCTTACACAATGCGGCCATGATTGAAGAACTGGGACTCAAAATTGGCGCCACTGTGGAAATCCACAAGGCCAATGAAATCATCCCCCAGATTACCCGCGTGCTGGAACCGGGCACAGGAGAAATCACTTTGGCGGTTTGTCCTTCCTGTGGGGAACCTCTGGAAGAAGTTAACGGCCAGCAGTTCTGCAACAACCCTGCCTGTGATGAGCGCATTGCCCAGGATATTGCCTTTGTCGGCGGCAAGGAAGTGCTGAATATCGAAGGTCTGTCCATTGAAACGGCCCGCAAGATGGTGGCTTATTGGAAGAAACAGTACGCTGCCGTAAAACCAACCTATACGATAATTTTTTCCTTTACGCCGGATATGCTGGCGACTTTGGAAGGCTTTGCGGCAAAATCCGCCGAGAAGCTTTATGCCAACATTCAGGCTGCGAGTCAGAATGTGGAACTGCCGCGCTTTATCAAAGCCCTGTGTCTGCCGGGCATCGGTACGGATGTGGGCAAGATTCTGGCCGATGAATTCGGCAGTCTGGAAAAACTCTTTCAGGAAATGGACGCCGTGCCGGAGCCGCAGGAAATGCTCCAGCAGATTAATGGCATTGGCCCCAAGACGGCGGAGATGGTTTCTTCCAACCGCTTTGCCGTAGCAGTAAGTGAATTGCAGCGTCATGTGACCATCGCCCCCTATGAAAAGCAGGAAGCTCCTGCGGGCGATTATGCGGGCAAGATTTTCGTCCTGACCGGCAAGATGGCCCAGCCCCGCAGCTATTATGTGGAGCTTATCGAAAAGGCCGGTGGCAAGGAAGGAAAATCCGTCACCGGCAAGACCGATTACCTGGTGATTCAGGATGTCAACAGTACCAGCTCCAAAGCCATCAAAGCCCGGGAGGTAGGGACAAAACTCATCAGTCCTGAAGAATTGGTAAGCATGATGTCACAAAAGAAATAA